In the genome of Dermacentor variabilis isolate Ectoservices chromosome 5, ASM5094787v1, whole genome shotgun sequence, one region contains:
- the RpL23 gene encoding ribosomal protein L23 — protein MSKRGRGGAAGAKFRISLGLPVGAVINCADNTGAKNLYVIAVNGIKGRLNRLPAAGAGDMIVATVKKGKPELRKKVMPAVVIRQRKPYRRKDGVFIYFEDNAGVIVNNKGEMKGSAITGPVAKECADLWPRIASNASSIA, from the exons ATGTCTAAGCGAG GACGTGGTGGAGCCGCGGGAGCGAAATTCCGCATTTCGCTCGGTCTTCCTGTTGGTGCGGTCATTAACTGCGCCGACAACACAG GAGCCAAGAACCTCTACGTGATAGCCGTCAATGGTATCAAGGGTCGACTGAACAGACTCCCAGCTGCAGGTGCTGGTGACATGATTGTGGCCACAGTCAAGAAGGGAAAGCCGGAGCTTAGGAAGAAGG TCATGCCGGCTGTCGTCATTCGGCAACGGAAACCATACCGGAGGAAGGATGGGGTGTTCATCTACTTTGAAGACAATGCTGGTGTCATAGTTAACAACAAAGGAGAGATGAAGG GATCTGCTATCACTGGACCAGTGGCAAAGGAGTGTGCAGACTTATGGCCCAGGATTGCATCCAATGCAAGCAGCATTGCCTAA